GCCGCCCTTATCACCAGGCACAGTCCGCCAAGCCTGCTCTACACGATGTGGCGGGACGAACATCGCTTCGACTTGGTGACCTGAAATGGCAACTGAGCGAGTTTCGCCGCGTCAGCCGCTATGAGCGACTCAAGCCCTCCCTCGAAAAGGTATCAAGATTATGACGGCTCGAAGGCTGCTGAAGCTTTTGGAGTAGTTGGTTGCCACTCAGAGCAACTCCCGGCAAAACCTTGCGGCGCCGCCGGGACTTTACCGCAACGCGCTAGAAGCCGAGCAGCACCCCGCCCGAACTCGCGATGATGCCCGCGAAAATGAGCGCCACCGTGTTGATCACCTTGATGAGCGGGTTGATCGACGGGCCCGCGGTGTCCTTGTAGGGGTCGCCGACCGTGTCGCCGACGACCGCCGCCGCGTGGGCCTCGGAGCCCTTGCCACCGTAGTTGCCGTCCTCGATGTACTTTTTGGCGTTGTCCCAGGCGCCGCCGCCGTTGGCCATCATCAGGGCCATCATCAGGCCCGAGCCGATCACGCCGATGAGCAAGCCGCCGAGCGCCAGCACGCCCCAGAGAAAGCCGACGATGAGGGGCGCGACGACGGCGAGGATGCCCGGCAGGGCCATCTCTCTGAGGGCCGACTTGGTGACGATGTCGACGCAGGTGGCGTAGTCGGGTTTGGCCGTCCCTTCCATGATGCCGGGAATCTCTCTAAACTGCCGCCGCACCTCCTCGATCACGCTGCCCGCCGCCTTGCCGACCGCCTCCATCAGAAAGGCCGAAAAGAGAAAGGGTAGCATCGCGCCGATAAAGAGGCCGACGAGGACGATGGGGTCGTCCAGCCGAAAGGCCCCCTCGCCCAGGTCGAGGCGGTGGGTGTAGTCGGCGAAGAGGACCAAGGCCGCTAAAGCCGCCGAGCCGATGGCGTAGCCCTTGGTGACGGCCTTGGTGGTGTTGCCGACGGCGTCTAACGCGTCGGTGTTGCGGCGCACCTCGGGCGGCAGGTCGCTCATCTCGGCGATGCCCCCGGCGTTGTCGGTGATGGGGCCGTAGGTGTCCATCGCCACCACCATGCCGGTCACGCTGAGCATGGCGACGGCGGCGATGGCGATGCCGTAGAGCCCGGCCAGGCTGTAGGAAAAGAAGATCGCCAGGACCAGGATGATCACGGGTACGAAGGTACTCTGCATGCCCACCGCCAGGCCGCTGATGATGTTGGTCGCCGAGCCCGTCACCGAGGCCTTGGCGATGCGCTGCACCGGCGCGTAGCGGGTGCCCGTGTAGTACTCGGTGATAAACATCAAGAGGACGACGACGACCATGCCGACAATGCCAGCGGCGAAGACGTGCAGCCAGGTGGTGCCGGCGGCAAAGGCGCCCACCTCCGCGAAGTTGAAGCCTCCCAGCATCAGGTAGGTCACGATCAAAAAGCCGACGATGCTGATGCCCGCGCTGGCGAAGACGCCCTTGTAGAGCGCCTTCATGATGTTGTCGTCGCTACCCAGCTTGACGAAGGAGACGCCCGCGATGGAGGCGAGAATCGCCACCGCGCCCAAAAAGAGCGGGTAGGTGACGAGCGCGGTCACTTGCGTAACCGTCGGCAGAAGATAGCCCAAAAAGACCGCGCCGATGGCGGTAACGGCGTAGGTCTCGAAGAGGTCGGCGCCCATACCCGCGCAGTCGCCGACATTGTCGCCGACGTTGTCGGCGATAACGGCGGGGTTACGCGGGTCGTCCTCGGGAATGCCCGCCTCGAGCTTGCCGACGAGGTCCGCGCCGACGTCCGCCGCTTTGGTGTAGATGCCGCCGCCGACCCGCGCGAACAGGCTGATCAGGCTGGCACCGAAGGCGAAGCCGATCAGGGGCTCGACCGGGTTGGGCAGGTTGAGGACGGTGTAGAAGAGGAAAAAGAAGCCGGCCACGCCCAGCAGCGCCAGCCCGGCGACGGCCAGACCGGCCACCGCCCCGCCGTTGAAGGCGACGGTAAGCGCGCCGGCCAGGCCCTCTTTGGCGGCCTGCGCCACGCGCACGTTCGAGCGCACCGCGATGCTCATGCCGATGTAGCCGCTGATCGCCGAAAAGAGCGCCCCGACGACAAAGCCTATCGTCGTCCACCACCACAGCGTGCTCTCGGCCCCTGCTTGCATGAACGCCACCAGCGCAAAGAGCAGAGCGATGACCAGCGCGACGACGAAAATCGTCTTGTACTGCCGGTTCATGTAGGCCATCGCCCCCTGCTTGATGGCGTCGGCGATCTCGACCATGCGGACGTCGCCCGTCGGCGCCCTCAAGATCCCCTGCGCCAGAAAGCCGGCGGCCACCAGGGCGACGATACCCGCCAGCGGGGTTAGCACGATCCACATATCCACCATCTCTCCTCCATAGCGTCACCCGGCAGGCGGAATCCGTGATCGCCTGCGGGCTCTCCCCTGGCCCGGCACCCGACTCCATCACCGGGTAGCTGGGCCGGCTTGTTGACAACTTCGCAAAGTCTAACTTAGCAGGGGACCCGATGCCAAGAGATTGTTCACGACCCCCGCCTCGAGCGGAGGAACTTGGTAGAGCCGACGATGTCTCCCCTGTCATCAAGCTCGGGAAGGGGGAGGTCACGCTCCAACAGCCTTTCGGCCTGTCTCGGATAGAGCCAGAGGAAAGCTTGGCGGCTCATGGCCTCGTCACTCAGCCGCGGCGCATCGTAGAGCCCCGCCTCGCGCCGCTGCCGCTGCGCTTCGAAGAGGATCACCGCCGTCGCCACCGAAACGTTCAAGGACTGCACCATGCCCAGCATGGGAATGACGATGTGCTTGTCGGCAACGCTCGCCGCGCGCGGTGAGACGCCGAACTTCTCGTTGCCGACGAGCACGCAGGTCGGCCTGGTGTAGTCCGCGTCGCGGTAGTCGATAGCGTCTTCACAGAAGTGCGCGGCCAGGAGTTGCATGCCCTGAGCACGCACAAGGTCCCAGGCCACGTCCAAGCTGGGATGCACCACCAGCTCGACCCACTTGTCGGCGCTGGCGCTCGTCTCGCTGTAGGTCGGCACCCCGCCCGTGGGGTTGACGGCGTGGACGACGCCGCTGCCGACCGCGTCACAGCTTCTTATGATGGCGGAGAGGTTGTGCGGCTTGTGGACGTTCTCAACCAGAACGCTCAGGTCGGGCTGGCGGCGGCGCAGGACGCGCATGATCTTCAAGTAGCGCTCTAGGGTCACGGCCTCAGCATACGGCCTCAGCATACGGTAGCGGCGGCCGAATAGAATCAGCAGCGAAGCATGGTCACGGCTCGTCCAGGGGCTTGCCACAGTGAGGGCAGCGCTCCCCCTCGGGCCGCAGCTCCTGCATGAACCTGGCTCCCAGAATGCTCGTCGGCAGGGCGATAAAGGCGATGCCCAGGATCTGCACCGCGGCGCCCAGGAGCCTGCCCGGCACGGTCACCGGATAGATATCGCCGTAGCCTACCGTGGTCAGGGTGGAAATGCCCCACCACAGCGCCGCCGGGATGCTGCTGAAGGCTTCGGGCTGCGCCGCGTTCTCAAAAAAGTACATCAGGCTCGAGAACTTCTTAGACGCGCCGCCTGAGCCTTTCAAGCACGGCTTACTTGCTGCGCTCGACGGTGAGGACGACCTTGAGGTTGCCCTTGCGCGTCTCGCCCGCCACGCTCGAGACGGTGAAGCGCCCTAGGCCCTCGGCGTAGATCTCGTCGCCCTCGGCCGCCGCGGTGGCCTTGCCGGCGGGCTTGCCGTTGACGCGCACCTTGCCGCCCAGGACCCCTTTGCTGAAGTAGGCCCTCGACACCTTGAAGGCCTTGGCGCCGAGCGCGTCGACGCGCAAGGAGGGCACGATGACGTGCACCTTGCCGCCGCCCTTGCCCGCGTAGCGCGCCAATTCCATCTCCCGAGGCGCGACCTGCGCCGGCCCCAGCCGCGCGGAGAGCGCCGCAGGCAGTTCGGAGGCCAAGACGATGACGCTGAGGCCGTCCTGGTGGCGCACGACGTCGCCGCTGCTCGCCGCCGCCAGCCCCGCCCGGCGCAGGGCCGCGCGCAGCTCGTCCTCGCCCGAGACGCCGGGATAGTACACCGCGGCGAGCGGCGTGTCGGCGCGGGGGATGTGGGCCGGATAGGCGGTCAGCACCCGTCGCTTGGCGCCGCCATAGCCGCCGTCCAGGGTGACGCCCAGACCCCTTGCGCGGAGGTCGGCGGCGGCCCGCGCCGCCTCGTCGGGCTCCAGAAAGCCGCTGTGGGCGACGCGGCCGCCGAGCGCCGCAGTCGCCAGCTCGGCAAGCGCAAACGTCTCGGCCACTAGTCCGCGTGGACGTCGACCACGTCCACACCCGCCTCTCGAAGGCGCCCCGGAAAGTCGCTCGAGCCGTCGCCGACGACGCGCAGAACGAGGCGGCGGTGCCGGCCCTGTTCGACGCCCGAGGTCACCGCCGCGACGATATTAGACGGTGCGGCGACGTTGGTGACCCGTGACAGCACGCCGGGCTCGTCGGGCAGGTCGACCGTCACCCGCACCCCGCCCTCGCGCAGGCCCAGCACCGTCACAAAGGCACGGAGCAGGTCCGAGATGGTGATGATGCCGACCAGCCGCCGCTTCTCGACCACCGGCAGGCCGGAGATCTTGTGCTCCTCCATGAGCAGGGCGGCGCGCTCGACCGGGTCCGCCGGGGCAAGCGTGATGACGCTGCCCGTCATCACGTCCCTGACCGCCAGCTTGGTCAGCAGATAGTTGAGCTCATAGACCGAGAGGGTGGTGGCCTTGGAGGGGGTGGCGTCCTTGAGGTCCTTGTCGGTGACGATGCCGATGAGCTTGTCACCGTCGACGACCGGCAGGCGGCGGAAGCCGCCGCTCTTCAAGAGCTGCATCGCCTCCATCACCGGGGTCTTGGGGCTGACGGTCTTGGGGTTGGGGCTCATCCACTCGCTGACTAGCATGGTTACCTCCAGATGGGTCGCTCGGATGGGTCGCTCGGATGGGTCGCTCAGGCAGGTCTCCCTAGAGCCTAACCGAAACGTTTGCAGGGCGTCGAGAGCTGGGGTCTTCTGGCTTTTTGGCGGGACCTGGGTCAGAATGGAAGGGTGAAAAAGATCGTCATCCTGGGTTCGACGGGAAGCATCGGCAGGCAGACGCTCTCGGTGGCGCGCTGGCGCGGTTACGAGGTGGTGGGCCTGGCGGCGGGCAGGAACGCCAGGCTGCTGCTCGAGCAGGCGCGCGAGTTCAACCCCCGAGTCGTCGCCTGCCACAAAGAGGTCCGCGCCGAGCTCGAGCCCCACCTGCCGCTTGGCACGCGACTCGTCAGCGGCGAAGAGGGCGCCTGCGAGGTCGCCCGCCTCCCTTGCGAGGCGGTGGTGGCGGCCATCTCCGGCTTTGCCGGCCTGGCGCCGACGGTCGCGGCGCTCACGGAGGGCCGGCAGGTCGCGCTCGCCAACAAGGAGGCGATGGTCGCGGCGGGGCCGCTCGTCTGGGAGGTGGCGCGCTCACACGGCGCTCGCATCATCCCGGTGGACTCCGAGCACTCGGCGCTCTTCCAGTGTCTCGTCGGCGAGCCCGCAGGCGCCGTCGACAGGCTCGTCCTCACCGCCTCGGGCGGACCTTTCAGGCTGGCACCCGACGACCTCAGCCGGGTCACGCCGCAACAGGCGCTCGAGCATCCCACCTGGGCGATGGGCCCAAAGGTCAGCGTCGACTCGGCGACGCTCTTCAACAAGGGGCTCGAGGTCCTTGAGGCGCACTTCCTCTTCGAGACGCCGCTGGACAAGATCGAAGTGGTCATCCACCCGCAGTCCTTGATCCACGGCCTGGTGCGCTTCAAGGACGGCAACCTCAAGGCGCAGCTAGGCCCCCACGACATGCGCCTGCCCATCCAGTACGGCGTCGAATACCCCGAGCGGCCCCAGGTGCCGCTCGAGCCCCTGCCGCTCAGCGGCCTCTGGGAGCTCCATCCGCCGGACCTCTCGCGCTTTCCCGCGCTCGAGTTGGCCTACGAGGCGGGGCGGCGGGGCGGGCTCGCGCCGGCAGCTCTCAATGCCGCCGACGAGGTGGCCGTGGAGGCGTTTCTGGCGGGCAGGATCGGCTTTATGGACATCGCGCGGGTGCTGGGGGAGGTGCTCGAGGCGACCGCGCCCGGCGACCTCAGCTGGGAGAACCTCGCCGAAATCGACCGGGAAGCGCGGGCGCAGGCGGCCGCCCTTAGCGGAGCCGGCCTTAGCGGACGAACATAGCGGGGTTCGCTATGTTGTGGAGGGCTGCTCAGGTTCTAAACTAGCGTATGTTTCGCAACGCCTACCGCCTGCCCTTCCGTCTGCTCGGCATCCCCATCAGGCTCGACCTGACCTTTTTGCTGGTCCTGCCGCTCTTCGTCTGGCTCATCGGCTCGCAGCTCGGCGTCTTCGTCGCGCTGCTCAACCTGCCTATCGACGCCGCGGCGCTCAGCCAGGGCAGCACGCCCTTCGTGCTCGGCTTCGTCGCGGCGCTCGGCCTCTTCAGCTCGGTGCTCGTCCACGAGCTCGGCCACTCGGTGGTGGCGCGGCGCTACGGGGTCGAGGTCAAGGACATCACCCTGTGGCTCCTGGGCGGCATGGCCCAGTTCGCGGAGATGCCCCGCCAGAAGGGCGCCGAGGCCGTCGTCGCGGTGGCCGGGCCGATCACCAGCATCCTCTTGGCCGGGGTCTTCTGGCTCGTCCTACAGGCCTTGCCGGCCGGTGCCGACGCGGCCATCTTCGTGGTGGCCTATCTCGCTTACATCAACGTGGTCCTGGCGGTCTTCAACCTGATTCCCGCCTTGCCGCTGGACGGCGGGCGCATCCTGCGCTCCTTGCTCGCCTTGCGCTACGGCCAGCTCCAGGCGACGCGCGTCTCCGCGGGCATCAGCAAGTTCTTCGCCTTGCTCTTGGGCCTCGTCGGCCTCTTCTCCTTCAACTTCTTTCTCCTCTTGATCGCCTTTTTCATCTACGTGGCGGTGAGCGGCGAGACGCAGTACGCGGTGGTCACCCAGGTCTTGGAGGGCATCCGGGTGGGCGACCTGATGACCCGCGAGGTGATCGCGGTGTCGCCGGCCATGCCCGCCCAGGAGCTCATCAGCAAGATGCTCCGCGAGCGCCACCTGGGCTACCCGGTCATCGACCACAGCGGCAGGCTGGTGGGCATGGTCGACCTCGAGCACGCCCAGGACGTCAGCCCCGAAACAACCGTGAGCGAGATCATGAAGCGCGAGGTGGAGACGATCAGCCCCGACAAGACGGCCATCGACGCCTTTTCGCTGTTGAGCCGCAACAACTACCGTCGCCTGGTGGTGGCGGACGAGCGGGACGAGATGGTCGGCATCTTGAGCAAGACCGACCTGGTGCGCGTCATCCAGGTGCGGATGGTGGGGCTCAACATGAACGAGGAGCGGGCGGGCGCCTGAGGCGCGCGTAGCCGCGGCTCCCCAGGGGCGGCGCGGGGCGTGCTATGGTGACGGTCAATGCTGACCACCTTAGCCGTCCTGCTGATCATCAACGTCGCCGTCTTCATCCACGAGCTCGCTCACTACCTGAACGCTCGCAGCGTCGGCCTGCCGGTGCGGGCCTTTTCAATCGGCATGGGGCCGATCCTGGCGCGAAGGCTGTGGCGCGGCACCGAATGGCGCCTCTCGCTCTTGCCGATCGGCGGCTATGTCGACCTGCCCGGGCTCGCCGCCGAGCCCGGCGAGAACGGGCAATTGCGCTCGCCCGAGGCCGGCTTCGCCAGGCTCAACCTGCTCCAAAAGCTCTGGGTGCTCGTCGGCGGGGTGGTCGCCAACTTCGTCCTGGCGGTCCTGCTGGTGGCGGCCACCATGACCATGGAGCCCGCCCTCAGGGCCCAGATCGCCGGGGTCAGCGTGCCCACGGCGACGGGCTTAGTCCAGGTCGTGCCGGGCTCGCCCGCTGAGGCGCTGGGCGTCCAGGCCGGCGACGTCATCCTCGAGGTGAACGGCATAGCCGATCCCGATACCGAAACGGTGCAGCGCGAGATCCGCAGCGACGGCCCCCTCCGCTTCACCTTGGCGAGAGACGACCGGGTCGTCCAGCTCGACACGCTGTGGGCACCGGAGCCCGCCGAGGACGGCAGCAGGCCGCTCTTCGGGGTGGCCATCGACGCCGTCCCGCTCGAGCCCATTCCAGGCGTCTCCTACGGCGCCGCGACCCTCGAGGCGACGAGCTTCCTGGTGCGGCTCGTGCCCGAGGCCGTGGGCGGCTTCGGCCGCGCCGTCGCCCAGACCTTTACCGGCCGGCGCAGCGACGAGGTGGCCGGCCCGGTGCGCATCGTCGGCGCGGTGGGCGAGGCGGCGCGCCTCGGCCTGGCGCCGGTGCTCTTCTTGGCGGGCGTCATCAACTTCTCGCTGGCGGTCTTCAACCTCCTGCCGATTCCCGGCCTGGACGGCGGGCGCATGCTGCTCGCCACCGTCATCGCCGTGCGCAGGCGGCCGTTCAAGCCCGGCCAGGAGGAGTTCATCCACTTCATGGGCTTCGTGGCGATCTTCGCCTTCATCATCTTAGTGACCTTCGGCGAGGTGGGCGACCTGCTGACGCGCTAGCGACGCCGTCAAGCAGGCCATAACCAAGCAGGCCATAACCAAGCAGGCCATAAAGTAGACTGCTGTCTGGCTATGGCGCAGCACTGCAGCATTTTGATTCCAGCCTACAACGAGGCCGCCTCGGTGGCGGGCGTCGTCGGCGTGGCCTTGGAGGCAGGTCTCGGTCCGGTGCTGGTGGTCGATGACGGCTCCGCGGACGAGACGGCGGCGGTGGCGCGGGCGGCGGGCGCGGAGGTGCTCAGCCTGGCACCCAACCGCGGCAAGGGCGGCGCGGTCTGCGCCGGCCTGAAGAGACTCGACAGCGAAGTGGTCTTGCTCATCGACGCCGACCTGGTGGGGCTGACCCCGGCTCACCTCCGCCGCCTGGCCTACCCCGTGCTCGCGAGCGAGGCCGACATGACCCGCGGCGTCTTCTCGGGAGGGCGCTGGTCCACGTCCTTGGCGCAGCGCATCGCCCCGCAGCTGAGCGGACAGCGCGCGGTGCGCCGAGCTTTGCTCCTGGGGGTCGCCGACTTGGAGAGCAGCCACTACGGCATCGAGCTCGCCATCACCCGCCACGCCAGGCGCCAGGGCTGGCGCAGCCGCGACGTGGTTCTGGAGAACGTCTCGCAGGTCCTCAAGGAGGAAAAGCGCGGCCTGGTCAGGGGCCTGGTCATCCGCCTCGGCATGTACTACGACGTGCTGCGAATCTGGTTGAAAAGCAGCCTTTCGAGACGCTGAACTCGAGACGCTGAACTCGAGACGCTGGACTCGAGATAGGGCGTCACGCGCTAGACTGTAGGCATGGATATTCTGCTCGAGACCTTCACGGTCGGCCCGCTCCTGGAAAACGCCTACCTGCTCGCTCACCCGCCGAGCAAGACGGCGGTCTTCGTCGATCCCGGCGACGAGGCCGAGAGGCTTATAAGCGCCCTGGAAACGCGCGGGCTCTCGCTCGCGGCCATCTGGCTCAGCCACGCTCACTTCGACCACGTGGGTGCGGTCGCGGCGCTCAAGGAGCGCTATGGCGCGCCCGTCTTCCTCCATCCCGCCGACGACGTCCTGCTCGAGCACGCGAGCGCCTCGGCGGCGCAGTGGGGCATCCCGCTGCGGCAACCGCCCAGGGCGGACCAGACCCTCGAGGACGGGCAGGTGCTCACCTTGGGCGGGCTCGAGGCCCACTGCCTCTTCACCCCCGGTCACGCGCCCGGCCACGTCGCCTTCTACCTGCCCGAGCTGAGCACGGTCCTTGCCGGCGACGCGCTCTTCCAGGGCTCGATCGGCCGCACCGACCTGCCCTTTGGCGACCACGCGCAGCTCATCAGCAGCATTAAGACCAAGCTGCTGACCTTGCCGCCGGAGACCAAGGTGCTGCCCGGCCACGGCCCCGCCACCACCATCGGCGCCGAGGCGAGGAGCAATCCCTTCCTCGGCTGAAGCCGCTAGACCGCGTGAGCGGCAAGCCAGTCGCGGATGAGCGGATACGCCGCCCTGGGCACGCGGTGGCCGCCGCCCGGCTCAAACCAGCTCAGCCGGCTCGTAAAGGCCTCGAGGACGCCCCGAAAGCCGCGCGCCCGCTCGAGCGGATAGGCGGCGTCCTCGGTCATGGCGAGGTGAAGGACCGGCAGCTCGAGGCGCGGCGGCGGCGCTTCTAACCACAAGGACGGCGTCGCCCCGGCCACCGCCACGAGACCCAAGACCCGCTCGGGATGGGTGGCCGCGAAGCGGTAGTTGAGGCTCACGGCCTGCGAAAAGCCAAAGAGGAAGGCGCTCGGCTGAGCGATCAGGCCGTCCTCGTACACCCGCTCGATCACCCCCTCGACGAAGAGGTGATGGTTGCCGACATCCTCCTCGGGCGCTTCGTCGCTCACCCAGCCATAGCCCGTCTCGCGGCTGCCGTCCTGGCGCCAGCGATGGTGCGGGTGCGGCGCCTGCAACGCGGCAAGCGGCCAGTCCTGGCCGATGCGCCGGCCGTAGGCGAGCGAGGCGCGCTTGGACTGGCCGTAGCCGTGCAGGGTGACGAGCAGCGGGCCGCCCAGCCGTTCGGGCAGCGCCAGGTCGTAGCGGTAGGACAGCGGCAGCGTGAAGGCGCGCGCCTGGGTCCTCACGGTCTAGCGGTGATGCCGAGGCTGTAGGCGGTCACGGTGAGGACCTCGCGGGCGGCAGGATGAGAAGCAGGAGCAGGAGCGCCACTGTGGGCAGCACAGCGGGCGATCGTGCCCAACGACCGCTTCAAGCCTCCTCCAGGCGCGACTCGATGGCCCTAGCGTGGGCCTCGAGCCCCTCGGCTCGGGCCATGCGCGCCGCGCCGGGGCCGATCTTCTGAAGCGTCTCGCGGCTTAAGTTGACGAACGGGATGACCTTCTGGAAGTCGCGGAGGTTGACGGCGCTGGCGAAGCGGGCCGTGCCGCCCGTGGGCATGACGTGGCTCGGCCCGGCGCTGTAGTCGCCGAGGGCCTCCATGCTGCTCTCGCCGATAAAGACGCCGCCCGCGTTCTTGACCCGCGGCAGGACCGCCCAGGGGTCGGCTACGAGCAGGCAGAGGTGCTCGGGCGCGTAGAGGTTGGCGAAATCCACGGCCTCCTCGAGCGAGTCGACCAGGGCGGTAAAGCCGCGCTGCTCGAGCGACTCGCGCGCGGCCGCCGCCGTGGCGAGGTCCGCGAGCTGCCGCGCCAACTCCGCCTCCACCCGCGCGACGAGCCCTTCGCTCGTCGTCACCAGGACGGGCTCGGCCTCCAGGTGCTCGGCCTGCGCCAGCAGGTCGGCGGCGACGTGGCGCGCCTCGGCGCTCTCATCGGCCAAGACGAGCGTCTCGGTCGGGCCCGGCAGCGACTCGATGCCGACGCTGCCGTAGACGGCCTTTTTCGCCAGGACCACGTAGCGGTTGCCGGGCCCAACGATCTTGTCGGCGCGTTCGACCGTCGCGGTGCCGTAGGCCAGGGCGGCCACCGCCTGCGCGCCGCCGATGCGCAAGACGGTGTGGAGGCCCAGCAGGCGGCAGGTAACGAGGATCTCCGCGGCGACCGAGCCGTCGCGCCTGGGCGGCGTCACCACCACCAGGTCCTTCACCCCCGCTATCTGCGCCGGCACCGCCAGCATCACAAGCGTGCTGAAGAGCGGCGCCGTTCCGCCGGGGACGTAGAGGGCCACGCGCTCGAGCGGCCTGACCAGTTGCCCCAGCAGCCCGCCACCCGTCTGCACGATGAAGCCCTCCGCGGGCTGGTGCCGGTAGAAGTCGCCCACGCGCGCCGCCGACGCTGCAATGTCCTCACGCAGGTCCCCTGGCACCAGCGCCTCGGCCTCGTCAAAGGCGGCTGCCGGCACCCGGTAGTCGTCCAGGGCAATCCCGTCGAAGCGCTCGGAGTAGTCGCGCACCGCCGCGTCGCCGCGCTCACGCACCGCCGCCAGCACCTCCGCTACCGTCCGGCGCACCGCGCCCTCGTCCTCCCAGCGGCCCCGTCCCCGCAGCTGGTCCCTCACCGCAGTGCTGCCCCGAAACACTCGCATAAGCTCCATCATACCGGCGCGTCCGTTCCCGCCGCAGGTGAATTCCGACACTCGCGCCGAACACCGTGGCATACGGGTATAGTGGCGTATGAGTCACGTCAAGGTCGCGGTGATCGGGGCGGGCATCGTCGGCGCCAGTTGCGCCTACCACTTAGCCCGCCGGGGCGCGGCGGTGACGGTGCTCGAGCGCGCCTCCCTGCCGGCCACCGGCTCGACCGCCAAATCGGCGGCGGGCATCCGCCACCAGTTCAGCCATCCCGAAAACGTGCGCATGTCGCGCTACAGCGCAGGCGAGTTCGAGAGGTTCGAAAGGCTGACCGGGATGAGCGCAGGCTACCGCAAGGTCGGCTACCTCTTCCTCTTGAGCGCAGAGCAGCTGCCCGATTGGCGGGAGCAGGCGGCGATGCAGCGGGGCCTGGGCGCCCGCGTAGACCTTCTGAGCCTGAGGGACCTGGCCGAGCGCTACCCGCTCGTCGCCCGGAGCGGCCTGGCCGGGGCGAGCTTCGGCCCCGACGACGGCGTGGTGGACCCGAATGCCGTCACCTTCGGCTTCTTGCGCGCCGCCCAAGCCCTGGGCGCCGGGCTGCGCCTCGGCGAGGAGGTGCTGGCGCTCGAGCCCGCCCGCGGTCGCTGGCGGCTAACGACGAGCCAGGGAAGGTACCAGGCGGAGGTGATCGTCAACGCCGCCGGCGCCTTTGCGGGCGAGGTCGCGCGAAGGGCCGGCTTCGAGCTGCCCGTCCTGCCCTACCGCCGCAACGTCTACATGACCGGCCCGGCTCAGTACCCCCATCCCAGCCCGCTCATCATCGACCTGACCACCGGCGTGTGGGCGCGCAGCGAGGGCGAACGCTTTATCGTCGGCCTCTCCAACCCGGACGAGGCGCCAAGCGACGCTCAAGCGGTGGACTGGGCGTGGATGGAGCACTGCCTGGGGCTGGCTACAAGCCGCTTTCCCTTTCTCGAGGCCGCCGGTATCGACCGCCGCCGCTCCTGGGCCGGGCTCTACGAGATCACCCCCGATCACCTGCCCGTCCTCGGGCGCATGCCCGGCGCGGCGGGCTTCGTCAACGCCTGCGGCTTTTCCGGTCACGGGGTCCAGCACGCCCCGGCGACCGGGCTGATCGTCGCCGAGGAGGTCGTGGACGGCGCAGTCAGCTCCTTTGACATCGCAGATTTTCGCTTCGAGCGCTTTGCCAGGGCGGCGCGCCCCCTCGAGCGCAACGTCGTTTAACCACTCCTTGGTATAGTCGGCCCATGCAGGTTCC
This portion of the Deinococcota bacterium genome encodes:
- a CDS encoding RIP metalloprotease, giving the protein MLTTLAVLLIINVAVFIHELAHYLNARSVGLPVRAFSIGMGPILARRLWRGTEWRLSLLPIGGYVDLPGLAAEPGENGQLRSPEAGFARLNLLQKLWVLVGGVVANFVLAVLLVAATMTMEPALRAQIAGVSVPTATGLVQVVPGSPAEALGVQAGDVILEVNGIADPDTETVQREIRSDGPLRFTLARDDRVVQLDTLWAPEPAEDGSRPLFGVAIDAVPLEPIPGVSYGAATLEATSFLVRLVPEAVGGFGRAVAQTFTGRRSDEVAGPVRIVGAVGEAARLGLAPVLFLAGVINFSLAVFNLLPIPGLDGGRMLLATVIAVRRRPFKPGQEEFIHFMGFVAIFAFIILVTFGEVGDLLTR
- a CDS encoding glycosyltransferase: MAQHCSILIPAYNEAASVAGVVGVALEAGLGPVLVVDDGSADETAAVARAAGAEVLSLAPNRGKGGAVCAGLKRLDSEVVLLIDADLVGLTPAHLRRLAYPVLASEADMTRGVFSGGRWSTSLAQRIAPQLSGQRAVRRALLLGVADLESSHYGIELAITRHARRQGWRSRDVVLENVSQVLKEEKRGLVRGLVIRLGMYYDVLRIWLKSSLSRR
- a CDS encoding MBL fold metallo-hydrolase, with the protein product MDILLETFTVGPLLENAYLLAHPPSKTAVFVDPGDEAERLISALETRGLSLAAIWLSHAHFDHVGAVAALKERYGAPVFLHPADDVLLEHASASAAQWGIPLRQPPRADQTLEDGQVLTLGGLEAHCLFTPGHAPGHVAFYLPELSTVLAGDALFQGSIGRTDLPFGDHAQLISSIKTKLLTLPPETKVLPGHGPATTIGAEARSNPFLG
- the hisD gene encoding histidinol dehydrogenase, with protein sequence MRVFRGSTAVRDQLRGRGRWEDEGAVRRTVAEVLAAVRERGDAAVRDYSERFDGIALDDYRVPAAAFDEAEALVPGDLREDIAASAARVGDFYRHQPAEGFIVQTGGGLLGQLVRPLERVALYVPGGTAPLFSTLVMLAVPAQIAGVKDLVVVTPPRRDGSVAAEILVTCRLLGLHTVLRIGGAQAVAALAYGTATVERADKIVGPGNRYVVLAKKAVYGSVGIESLPGPTETLVLADESAEARHVAADLLAQAEHLEAEPVLVTTSEGLVARVEAELARQLADLATAAAARESLEQRGFTALVDSLEEAVDFANLYAPEHLCLLVADPWAVLPRVKNAGGVFIGESSMEALGDYSAGPSHVMPTGGTARFASAVNLRDFQKVIPFVNLSRETLQKIGPGAARMARAEGLEAHARAIESRLEEA
- a CDS encoding FAD-binding oxidoreductase; the encoded protein is MSHVKVAVIGAGIVGASCAYHLARRGAAVTVLERASLPATGSTAKSAAGIRHQFSHPENVRMSRYSAGEFERFERLTGMSAGYRKVGYLFLLSAEQLPDWREQAAMQRGLGARVDLLSLRDLAERYPLVARSGLAGASFGPDDGVVDPNAVTFGFLRAAQALGAGLRLGEEVLALEPARGRWRLTTSQGRYQAEVIVNAAGAFAGEVARRAGFELPVLPYRRNVYMTGPAQYPHPSPLIIDLTTGVWARSEGERFIVGLSNPDEAPSDAQAVDWAWMEHCLGLATSRFPFLEAAGIDRRRSWAGLYEITPDHLPVLGRMPGAAGFVNACGFSGHGVQHAPATGLIVAEEVVDGAVSSFDIADFRFERFARAARPLERNVV